CAAAGATGAACATGTATTTGCCTTGCAGCAGGCTCTTGAATTATATGACTTTTACAATAAGCAAATTGCGACCTGTGATGTCAAAATAGAAGCTAACTATACAGCCATTAAACCACAGATAGACATAAATGAATTTCCGTTAAAACCGCTTAAAATAAAGCGGAGTCCTCGTGGAAATGAGCCATGCTTTGATTTAAGAAGTTATTTGTATCAGGCAGCAGGAGTTGACCTGACTCAGATTGATGGAGTCAGTGCTTTGACTGTTCAGACAGTACTGACCGAAATTGGTCTTGATATGAGTAAATGGAGAACCGTTAAGCACTTTGCTTCATGGTTAGGATTATGCCCCCAGAATAATATTTCCGGGGGGAAAATATTGAAAACAGGCACAAAAAAAACCCAAAACCGTGCCAACAAAGCTTTAAGGCTGTCTGCCCAGAGTTTGAGCAATAGCAAAAGTGCTTTAGGGAGCTTTTATCGAAGAATGCGGGCAAAGCATGGTTCTCCAAAAGCTATCATAGCCACGGCCCATAAGCTGGCCCGTATCATCTATCACATGCTCAAATACAAGAAAGAGTATGCAGATCCCGGTGAAAAGTATTATGAAGAAAAATACAAAGATCGGGTCATTAAAAATCTAAAAAGAAAAGCCGCAACTCTGGGACTTCAATTAGTGCCCGCTACGTCCTAATGGCTTAAGATTTTTCTATGTGAAAGCATCAAGAAATAGATACCTTCCTTTTTGAATAAAGCGAAGAACAGGATGGGTATATCCAAAATACGTATATATTCAATAAAATTTGCCCAAAAGATCCTAAAAATCTTTCAAAAAAACTTCAAACCTCAAAATCGTAATTCTGCTCCTCAAAATAGAAAAAATAGGCGATTTTAGAGTTCCAAGACTCAAAATGGCTCAAAAAACCGGATTTGACTGTCAATAAAATATCAACAAAATCAATAGGTTGGGAAGTGTTTCTTAGTAGGTAAAAAGATTTAATTTAGTCCGGTCTTAGACTGGTCAATTTTAAACAGGAGAGTTATTATGGAAACAATCGGTGCATACGAAGCCAAAACTCATCT
This window of the Candidatus Aegiribacteria sp. genome carries:
- a CDS encoding IS110 family transposase, which encodes MNLNAAGLDIGASEIYACVPEGRDEQSVRAFSTFTFDLNALADWLSTCGVTTVAMESTGVYWIPIYEILEDRGFAVNLINARHIKNVPGKKTDVFDCQWIQQLHTYGLLRGSFRPDEDMCALRELIRHRDNLIRYRSGHIQHMQKAMQLMNVQLNNVVSDITGMTGSKIIRAIVAGKRDPEKLAKFRNVRCANSEEEIAKSLEGNYKDEHVFALQQALELYDFYNKQIATCDVKIEANYTAIKPQIDINEFPLKPLKIKRSPRGNEPCFDLRSYLYQAAGVDLTQIDGVSALTVQTVLTEIGLDMSKWRTVKHFASWLGLCPQNNISGGKILKTGTKKTQNRANKALRLSAQSLSNSKSALGSFYRRMRAKHGSPKAIIATAHKLARIIYHMLKYKKEYADPGEKYYEEKYKDRVIKNLKRKAATLGLQLVPATS